A single genomic interval of Bradyrhizobium japonicum USDA 6 harbors:
- a CDS encoding DUF6894 family protein has protein sequence MVRYFFDIRDDTGLYADEEGLEFQTQREAEIEATQTLSGLARDLAAHEDRTDVAIEVRTDAGRVFQAALIFEPPTTKE, from the coding sequence ATGGTCCGGTACTTTTTCGATATCCGGGACGACACCGGCCTCTATGCCGACGAAGAGGGACTGGAGTTTCAAACCCAGCGCGAAGCCGAGATCGAGGCGACGCAGACATTGAGCGGCCTCGCACGCGACCTGGCGGCACACGAGGATCGAACAGACGTTGCCATCGAAGTCCGCACCGACGCCGGGCGGGTGTTCCAAGCCGCCCTCATCTTCGAGCCACCGACGACGAAGGAATAG